The following are from one region of the Takifugu rubripes chromosome 12, fTakRub1.2, whole genome shotgun sequence genome:
- the LOC101071215 gene encoding polyadenylate-binding protein 1-like, with protein MNPSAASYPMASLYVGDLHTDVTEAMLYEKFSPAGAILSIRVCRDMITRRSLGYAYVNFQQPADAERALDTMNFDVIKGRPVRIMWSQRDPSLRKSGVGNIFIKNLDKSIDNKALYDTFSAFGNILSCKVVCDENGSKGYGFVHFETQEAAERAIEKMNGMLLNDRKVFVGRFKSRKEREAELGARAREFTNVYIKNFGDDMDEEKLRDVFNKYGNAMSIRVMTDDSGKSRGFGFVSFERHEDAQKAVDEMNGKEMNGKPIYVGRAQKKVERQAELKRKFEQMKQDRMTRYQGVNLYVKNLDDGIDDERLRKEFSPFGTITSAKVMLEGGRSKGFGFVCFSSPEEATKAVTEMNGRIVATKPLYVALAQRKEERQAHLTNQYMQRMASVRAVPNPVINPYQPAPPSGYFMTAIPQAQNRGAYYPAAGQMAQLRPSPRWPTQGVRPQHFQNMQSAMRSSGPRPQMFGSMRPSSQLPRMTANQRVATQAMGPRTATTATSVTANSVRGVSQYKYATGVRNTQQHVNAQPQVTVQQPAVVVQGQEPLTTTMLAAAPLHEQKQMLGERLFPLIQAMHLSLAGKITGMLLEIDNSELLHMLESPESLRSKVDEAVAVLQAHQAKEAAQKSVTNSAVVPSV; from the exons ATGAACCCCAGTGCTGCCAGTTACCCCATGGCCTCCCTGTACGTCGGGGATCTCCACACAGATGTGACAGAGGCCATGCTGTACGAGAAATTCAGCCCTGCCGGAGCCATCCTCTCTATCCGGGTCTGCAGGGACATGATCACCCGCCGATCTCTCGGATACGCCTATGTCAACTTCCAACAACCGGCCGACG CTGAGCGTGCTCTAGACACCATGAACTTTGATGTGATCAAGGGAAGGCCCGTGCGAATCATGTGGTCGCAGCGTGATCCATCACTGAGGAAGAGTGGCGTTGGGAACATCTTCATCAAAAATCTGGACAAGTCCATTGACAACAAAGCTCTGTATGATACGTTCTCTGCTTTTGGAAACATCCTCTCATGCAAG GTGGTTTGTGATGAGAATGGCTCTAAAGGCTACGGCTTTGTGCATTTTGAGACTCAGGAAGCAGCCGAACGAGCCATTGAGAAAATGAATGGCATGTTGCTCAATGACCGAAAAGT GTTTGTCGGACGCTTCAAATCCCGCAAAGAGCGCGAGGCTGAGCTCGGGGCCCGCGCCAGAGAATTTACAAACGTTTACATTAAAAACTTTGGGGACGACATggatgaggagaagctgagggatgtttttaataaatatg GAAACGCCATGAGTATCCGGGTCATGACGGATGACAGCGGGAAGTCCAGGGGCTTTGGGTTTGTCAGCTTTGAGAGACATGAGGATGCCCAGAAG GCTGTGGACGAGATGAACGGGAAGGAGATGAACGGGAAACCGATTTACGTTGGCCGGGCGCAGAAGAAAGTGGAGCGACAGGCGGAGCTCAAGCGCAAGTTTGAGCAGATGAAACAGGACCGCATGACTCGCTACCAG ggtgtCAACCTGTATGTGAAGAACCTTGATGATGGAATCGACGATGAGCGTTTACGAAAGGAGTTTTCGCCTTTTGGCACCATAACCAGTGCCAAG GTCATGCTGGAAGGCGGCCGCAGCAAAGGTTTCGGCTTcgtctgcttctcctccccgGAGGAGGCCACCAAAGCCGTGACCGAAATGAACGGACGCATCGTAGCCACCAAGCCGTTGTACGTCGCCCTGGCCCAGCGCAAAGAAGAGCGTCAAGCGCACCTAACCAACCAGTACATGCAGCGAATGGCCAGCGTGCGCGCAGTGCCGAACCCAGTCATCAATCCCTACCAGCCGGCCCCGCCCTCTGGCTACTTCATGACAGCCATACCACAGGCCCAGAACCGGGGCGCTTACTACCCGGCAGCAGGGCAGATGGCTCAGCTTCGCCCGAGCCCACGCTGGCCTACCCAAGGTGTCCGGCCACAGC ATTTCCAAAACATGCAAAGTGCCATGCGCTCCTCGGGGCCGCGCCCTCAGATGTTCGGTTCCATGCGGCCTTCCTCGCAGCTGCCTCGCATGACAGCCAACCAGCGTGTCG CCACCCAAGCCATGGGTCCCCGAACGGCCACCACCGCTACTTCCGTAACAGCCAATTCTGTACGGGGGGTGTCCCAGTACAAGTATGCCACAGGAGTACGCAACACCCAGCAACACGTCAACGCTCAGCCGCAGGTCACCGTGCAGCAG CCTGCTGTGGTTGTCCAAGGACAGGAGCCACTGACCACCACcatgctggctgctgctcctctgcacgaACAGAAGCAGATGCTGG GCGAGCGTTTATTTCCCCTCATCCAGGCCATGCACCTGAGCCTTGCAGGAAAGATCACCGGCATGCTGCTTGAGATCGACAACTCTGAGCTTCTCCACATGCTCGAGTCGCCGGAGTCGCTCCGCTCAAAG gtggatgaggccgtGGCCGTGCTGCAGGCCCACCAGGCTAAAGAGGCCGCCCAGAAGTCTGTGACTAATTCAGCTGTTGTGCCAAGTGTCTGA
- the LOC101071446 gene encoding type-4 ice-structuring protein LS-12-like, with amino-acid sequence MKVAVIVAVALLALTQGSFGQEPSEVEKIGEYITNLKTQIMSSVSAQDLQSQLEPMATQIQEQLKTFATTLEEQVKPMATNMQAQIQPMVESFQQQMQALIKRLADETKTLGQ; translated from the exons ATGAAAGTCGCCGTCATCGTTGCAGTCGCCCTGCTCGCTCTGACCCAGG GAAGCTTCGGACAGGAACCATCTGAGGTCGAGAAGATTGGTGAATACATCACTAACCTCAAGACCCAGATCATGAGCTCAGTCAGCGCTCA GGACCTGCAAAGCCAGCTGGAGCCCATGGCCACTcagatccaggagcagctgaagaCCTTTGCCACCAccctggaggagcaggtcaAACCCATGGCCACCAACATGCAGGCTCAGATCCAGCCCATGGTGGAGTCTttccagcagcagatgcaggcCTTAATCAAGAGGCTGGCAGATGAGACCAAGACTCTTGGCCAGTAA
- the lix1l gene encoding LIX1-like protein, with product MESNVMPDSIRPHRLQPGIGFVSGPTGTLRSSLRPGVTVPIAPLLPSPASFTASSGPPPPPPPLQLHSLYGGVGMGLGPGAAGHCNPGNPAVLKEAVEAVVRSFAKHTQGYGRVNVVEALQEFWQMKLTRGADLPNGALVVYEMVPSNSPPYVCYVSLPGGSCFGSFQFCPTKAEARRSAAKIALMNSVFNEHPSRRITDDFIEKSVSEALASFNGNREEADNPNTGIGAFRFMLESNKGKSMLEFQELMTVFQLLHWNGSLKAMRERQCSRQEVLAHYSHRALDDDMRTQMAADWVNREQSVAGTIGQELAVTERELEDARLAGREVRFYKEKKDIMMLAVGQLSAANAATLPSH from the exons ATGGAATCTAACGTTATGCCGGACAGTATCCGCcctcacaggctgcagcctggaaTCGGATTCGTTTCGGGACCGACAGGGACCCTCCGCTCCTCTCTCCGGCCCGGAGTAACGGTCCCCATTGCGCCTCTTTTGCCTTCCCCGGCCTCTTTTACCGCTTCGTCCGGGCCTCCGCCTCCGCCGCCcccgctgcagctccacagcctGTACGGCGGTGTCGGAATGGGGCTGGGGCCCGGGGCCGCCGGACACTGTAACCCCGGGAACCCGGCGGTGCTGAAGGAGGCGGTGGAGGCTGTAGTTCGCAGCTTTGCGAAACACACTCAAGGTTACGGCCGAG TAAATGTGGTGGAAGCTTTGCAGGAGTTTTGGCAGATGAAGCTGACCAGAGGCGCCGACCTACCCAACGGCGCCCTAGTTGTTTATGAAATGGTCCCCTCCAACAGCCCTCCCTACGTGTGCTACGTCAGCCTCCCCGGCGGCAGCTGCTTTGGTAGCTTCCAG TTCTGTCCCACCAAGGCCGAAGCGAGACGCAGCGCCGCCAAGATCGCTCTGATGAACTCGGTTTTTAACGAGCACCCTTCCCGACGCATCACAGACGACTTCATCGAGAAAAGTGTCAGCGAGGCCTTGGCTTCCTTCAAT ggaaacagagaggaggcgGATAATCCCAACACGGGAATAGGAGCATTTCGCTTCATGCTTGAGTCCAACAAAGGGAAATCCATGCTGGAGTTCCAG gaACTGATGACCgtgtttcagctgctgcacTGGAACGGGAGTCTGAAGGCCATGAGAGAACGACAGTGCTCCAGACAG GAGGTCCTGGCTCACTATTCCCACCGCGCTCTGGACGACGACATGCGCACTCAGATGGCCGCGGACTGGGTGAACCGCGAACAGAGCGTAGCGGGAACGATCGGTCAGGAGCTGGCGGTGACGGAGCGGGAGCTGGAGGACGCCAGGTTGGCGGGACGAGAAGTACGTTTTTacaaggagaagaaagacatCATGATGTTAGCCGTCGGCCAGCTCAGCGCGGCCAACGCCGCCACCCTGCCCTCGCACTAG
- the sf3b4 gene encoding splicing factor 3B subunit 4 codes for MAAGPISERNQDATVYVGGLDEKVSEPLLWELFLQAGPVVNTHMPKDRVTGQHQGYGFVEFLSEEDADYAIKIMNMIKLYGKPIRVNKASAHNKNLDVGANIFIGNLDPEIDEKLLYDTFSAFGVILQTPKIMRDPDTGNSKGYAFINFASFDASDAAIEAMNGQYLCNRPITVSYAFKKDSKGERHGSAAERLLAAQNPLSQADRPHQLFADAPPPQAAQTPVLTAMGAGMPMPGMPPPGFPPVPPPGTMPPSMPPSLGMPPSAGAQGGGGLPPGPPPFPPGSMHPGMPQMAMPPAPSMVPPHPAPPGSSQSRAPPPPGMPPPPMGMPPRAPYGPPMGPPVPPALRGPPPPPMPPPGYGAPRPPPPPPPAFQRGPPMPPRPPAVPPPVPMRAPMPP; via the exons ATGGCAGCGGGTCCAATTTCTGAAAGAAACCAAG ATGCTACTGTGTATGTTGGTGGCCTGGATGAGAAGGTTTCTGAACCGTTACTGTGGGAGCTGTTCTTGCAGGCTGGTCCTGTGgtcaacacacacatgccaaaAGACAGGGTCACTGGCCAACACCAAG GGTATGGCTTTGTGGAGTTCCTCAGTGAAGAAGATGCTGATTATGCCATTAAAATCATGAATATGATCAAGCTCTATGGCAAGCCCATTCGAGTTAATAAAGCGTCGGCTCACAACAAAAACTTGGATGTGGGTGCGAACATCTTCATCGGTAATCTCGACCCAGAGATTGATGAAAAACTGCTGTACGACACATTCAGTGCCTTTGGCGTAATCCTCCAGACACCAAAGATAATGCGAGACCCCGATACAGGCAACTCCAAGGGTTATGCTTTCATCAATTTTGCAAGCTTTGACGCTTCTGACGCCGCCATTGAGGCCATGAATGGCCAGTATCTTTGTAACAGGCCCATTACAGTGTCCTATGCCTTCAAGAAAGATTCCAAAGGAGAACGACACGGCTCAGCTGCTGAGCGACTCCTGGCTGCACAAAATCCTCTTTCTCAAGCCGACAGGCCTCATCAGCTGTTTGCTGATGCCCCACCCCCACAGGCAGCGCAGACACCGGTCCTCACCGCGATGGGAGCTGGAATGCCGATGCCTG gcATGCCACCTCCTGGTTTCCCCCCAGTTCCTCCACCTGGGACAATGCCTCCGTCGATGCCTCCTTCATTGGGCATGCCTCCAAGCGCTGGTGCacagggtggtggtggtctTCCACCGGGACCGCCACCTTTCCCTCCTGGAAGCATGCATCCAG GTATGCCCCAGATGGCCatgcctcctgctccttctaTGGTGCCTCCCCATCCTGCTCCACCAGGATCATCTCAATCAAGGGCGCCACCACCTCCTGGTATGCCTCCTCCACCCATGGGCATGCCTCCCAGAGCACCTTATGGACCTCCCATGG GTCCACCTGTGCCTCCTGCTCTGAGAGGACCACCTCCCCCTCCAATGCCTCCTCCCGGCTACGGCGCTccacgccctcctcctcctcctcccccagcctTCCAGAGAGGACCGCCTATGCCTCCGCGTCCCCCCGCAGTCCCACCTCCCGTCCCCATGAGAGCTCCGATGCCACCGTAA
- the LOC101071672 gene encoding synaptic vesicle glycoprotein 2A-like, translated as MEDNYQNRTAFIKGAKDIAKEVKRHASKKVGRTVDRMSDEYSMRSYSRFEEDDDDDYPVQGSQDGGYYRGDSQAANEDEGGSDSTEGHDEDDEIYEGEYQGIPRADSGKGSLAGGPGSVKVDAQQFRDIGASEAERRKDQEELAQQYETILQECGHGKFQWTLYFVLGLALMADGVEIFVVGFVLPSAEKDMCLSEPNKSMLGLIVYFGMMVGAFLWGALADRIGRRQSLLICLSINSVFSFFSSFVQGYSTFLFCRLLSGVGIGGSIPIVFSYYSEFLAQEKRGEHLSWLCMFWMMGGIYASAMAWAIIPHYGWSFQMGSAYQFHSWRVFVLVCAFPCVAAIAALNSMPESPRFYLENGKHDEGWMILKQVHDTNMRAKGYPERVFSVTTIKTVKQIDELVDIGTDTPIWHRYRLKIMSLSQQIRKNIIACFSPEYKRTTFMLMAVWFTMSFSYYGLTVWFPDMIKYIQKQEYESRTKTFTNERVEHVTFNFTLENQVHRQGHYFNDKFLNLKMKYMVFEDSVFEECYFEDVTTTHTFFRNCTFIASLFYNTDLFKYRFVNCKLVNSTFLHNKEGCMLDFSDDFNNAYMIYFVNFLGTLAVLPGNIVSALLMDKIGRLRMLAGSSVISCISCFFLMFGNSESGMIALLCLFGGISIASWNALDVITVELYPSDKRTTAFGFLNALCKLAAVLGISIFQSFVGITKAVPIIFAAGALAAGSFLATKLPETRGQVLQ; from the exons ATGGAGGACAATTACCAAAACCGGACTGCGTTTATTAAAGGTGCCAAAGATATCGCCAAAGAAGTCAAACGCCACGCGTCCAAGAAGGTCGGCCGCACGGTGGACCGGATGAGCGATGAGTAcagcatgcgctcgtacagccGCTTCGAAGAGGACGACGATGACGATTACCCCGTGCAGGGAAGCCAGGACGGTGGCTATTACCGTGGAGACAGCCAAGCGGCCAATGAGGACGAGGGCGGCAGTGACTCAACGGAGGGTCACGACGAGGATGATGAGATCTACGAGGGGGAGTACCAAGGGATTCCCCGAGCTGATTCAGGCAAAGGCAGCCTAGCCGGAGGTCCGGGGTCAGTGAAAGTGGACGCTCAGCAGTTCAGAGATATCGGAGCATCCGAggcggagaggaggaaggaccaggaggagctggctcAGCAGTATGAGACCATTTTACAAGAGTGTGGGCACGGGAAGTTCCAGTGGACCCTGTACTTCGTGCTGGGGCTGGCTCTCATGGCAGATGGGGTGGAGATCTTCGTAGTCGGGTTTGTGCTGCCCAGCGCTGAGAAGGATATGTGCCTCTCTGAACCTAACAAAAGCATGCTAG GTCTGATTGTATATTTCGGGATGATGGTGGGGGCGTTCCTCTGGGGGGCTCTTGCTGACCGGATAGGCCGTCGGCAatctctcctcatctgtctgtccatcaacagcgtcttctccttcttctcctccttcgtCCAAGGATATAGCACCTTTCTCTTCTGCCGGCTCCTCTCAGGTGTCGG GATCGGGGGTTCCATTCCCATCGTGTTTTCCTACTACTCTGAGTTCCTTGCTCAAGAGAAGCGCGGTGAGCATCTGAGTTGGCTCTGCATGTTCTGGATGATGGGAGGGATTTACGCATCAGCCATGGCCTGGGCTATTATCCCACATTACG GATGGAGTTTCCAGATGGGCTCAGCGTATCAGTTCCACAGCTGGCGCGTGTTTGTGCTAGTGTGCGCTTTTCCTTGCGTTGCAGCCATCGCTGCCCTCAACTCTATGCCGGAGAGCCCGCGTTTCTACCTGGAG AATGGCAAACACGATGAAGGCTGGATGATTCTGAAGCAGGTTCATGACACCAACATGCGAGCAAAGGGATACCCAGAGAGGGTGTTTTCT GTCACCACAATCAAGACGGTGAAACAGATTGACGAGCTGGTGGATATTGGCACCGACACTCCAATCTGGCATCGCTACAGACTGAAGATTATGAGCCTCTCCCAACAG ATTCGGAAGAACATCATCGCGTGCTTCAGTCCAGAATATAAACGGACCACTTTCATGCTCATGGCTGTTTGGTTCACCATGTCTTTCAG CTACTACGGCCTGACGGTTTGGTTCCCAGACATGATCAAATACATCCAGAAGCAGGAATATGAATCACGCACAAAGACCTTCACCAATGAGCGGGTGGAACACGTCACTTTCAACTTCACCCTGGAGAACCAGGTGCATCGCCAGGGACACTACTTCAATGACAA GTTCCTCAACTTGAAGATGAAGTACATGGTGTTTGAAGATTCTGTGTTTGAAGAGTGCTACTTTGAGGACgtcaccaccacacacaccttcttCAGGAACTGCACTTTTATTGCTAGTTTGTTTTACAACACAG ATTTGTTCAAATACAGGTTTGTCAACTGTAAACTGGTCAACAGCACGTTTCTCCACAACAAGGAGGGCTGCATGCTCGACTTCAGCGATGACTTCAACAACGCCTACATGATATACTTTGTTAACTTCCTCGGCACTTTGGCAGTGTTGCCTGGCAACATTGTGTCAGCACTATTGATGGACAAAATTGGCCGTTTAAGGATGCTTG cgGGATCCAGTGTCATATCCTgcatcagctgcttcttcttgATGTTCGGAAACAGTGAATCGGGGATGATTGCCCTCTTGTGTCTGTTCGGGGGCATCAGCATCGCCTCCTGGAACGCCCTGGACGTGATCACCGTGGAGCTCTACCCCTCTGATAAAAG AACCACGGCATTTGGCTTCCTCAACGCTCTCTGTAAGCTGGCGGCCGTCCTGGGCATCAGCATCTTCCAGTCGTTCGTGGGCATCACCAAGGCCGTGCCCATCATATTTGCGGCCGGCGCCCTCGCCGCAGGTAGTTTCCTCGCAACAAAGTTGCCCGAAACGCGGGGCCAAGTGTTGCAGTAA
- the ctss1 gene encoding cathepsin S, ortholog 1 gives MHFLFAILLLGFQVQGNASSALNKVWEEWKVKHSKRYDNQTEMVHRRAAWEHNVRLVLRHNLEASAGKHGFTLELNHLADMTAEEVNEKMNNLKVEEWVPVRNGTFEDKLDSETPQSVDWRKHGLVSPVQNQGYCGSCWAFSSLGALEGQMKRKTGFLVPLSPQNLLDCSTSDGNLGCRGGYISKSYSYIIRNGGVDSESFYPYEHQKGECRYSVKGKAGYCSRFHILPQGDEETLKATVARVGPVAVAVNAMLASFHLYRGGLYNVPNCNPKFINHAVLVVGYGSSEGQDFWLVKNSWGSAWGEEGYIRLARNKKNLCGIASFAVYPSL, from the exons aTGCACTTTTTGTTTGCAATTTTGCTTTTAGGCTTCCAGGTTCAAGGAAATGCTTCGTCCGCCCTAAATAAAGTGTGGGAAGAGTGGAAAGTCAAACATTCCAAGAGATATGACAACCAG ACCGAGATGGTTCACAGGAGGGCGGCGTGGGAGCACAACGTGCGGCTGGTGCTTCGACACAACCTGGAGGCCTCGGCGGGGAAGCACGGCTTCACCCTGGAGCTCAATCACCTGGCTGACATG ACAGCCGAGGAAGTCAATGAGAAGATGAACAAtctgaaggtggaggagtgggTTCCTGTCAGAAATGGAACTTTTGAAGACAAGCTCGACTCGGAGACACCTCAGAGTGTGGACTGGAGGAAGCACGGCCTGGTCAGTCCGGTCCAGAACCAG GGCTATTGTGGCTCCTGCTGGGCCTTCAGCTCTTTGGGAGCTCTGGAGggtcagatgaagaggaaaactGGCTTCTTGGTCCCCctgagcccacagaacctgctggACTGCAGCACCAGTGACGGGAACCTGGGCTGCAGAGGAGGGTACATCTCCAAATCCTACAGCTACATCATCCGCAACGGAGGCGTGGACTCGGAGAGCTTCTATCCTTACGAACACCAG AAAGGGGAGTGCCGGTACTCCGTCAAGGGAAAGGCAGGCTACTGCTCTCGCTTCCACATCCTCCCACAAGGAGATGAGGAGACCCTGAAGGCCACCGTGGCGAGGGTGGGACCCGTGGCCGTGGCTGTGAACGCCATGCTGGCGTCGTTCCACCTCTACAGAGGAG GTTTGTACAACGTTCCAAACTGCAACCCAAAGTTCATAAATCACGCTGTCCTGGTCGTGGGCTACGGTTCGTCCGAAGGTCAGGATTTCTGGCTTGTAAAAAACAG TTGGGGATCTGCGTGGGGGGAAGAGGGTTACATAAGACTTGCCAGAAACAAGAAGAACCTCTGCGGCATCGCCAGCTTTGCTGTCTACCCCTCGTTGtag